The Syngnathoides biaculeatus isolate LvHL_M chromosome 6, ASM1980259v1, whole genome shotgun sequence genome has a window encoding:
- the tmem86a gene encoding lysoplasmalogenase-like protein TMEM86A, whose product MVSPVTVVKSEGPKLVPFFKATCVYFVLWLPTSSPSWFSALIKCLPIFCLWVFLLAHGFSFLGAHSSARKILAGLIFSALGDAFLIWQEQGYFVHGLLMFAITHILYSSAFGMKPINGRAGLVITAVSSVSYILLYPYLSGPFTYLVAVYIALIGFMGWRAIAGLQLANDLWTWTKLSACLGAVLFMVSDLTIAVNKFCFPVPHSRAIIMATYYAAQMLIALSAVECQDVEVLRKRI is encoded by the exons GTCAAGAGTGAAGGCCCCAAGCTGGTGCCGTTCTTCAAGGCAACCTGTGTTTACTTCGTCCTTTGGTTGCCAACCTCAAGTCCATCCTGGTTTAGTGCACTTATCAAATGTTTGCCCATCTTCTGCCTCTGGGTCTTTCTGCTGGCTCATGGCTTCAGCTTCTTGGGGGCTCACTCCAGTGCCCGCAAGATCCTAGCTGGCCTCATCTTTTCTGCTCTGGGCGACGCGTTCCTCATTTGGCAGGAGCAAGGCTACTTCGTCCATG GTCTTCTGATGTTTGCCATTACTCACATACTCTACTCATCTGCCTTTGGAATGAAGCCCATCAATGGGCGCGCAGGCCTGGTGATTACTGCTGTGTCCAGTGTGAGCTACATCCTGCTTTACCCTTACCTGTCAGGCCCCTTTACTTACCTGGTGGCTGTCTACATTGCCCTGATTGGTTTCATGGGCTGGAGGGCCATTGCGGGCCTGCAGCTAGCCAATGATCTATGGACCTGGACCAAGCTGTCAGCCTGCCTGGGCGCTGTGCTGTTCATGGTATCTGACCTCACTATAGCCGTCAACAAGTTCTGTTTCCCTGTGCCCCACTCGCGAGCTATCATCATGGCAACCTACTACGCTGCCCAGATGTTGATCGCTCTGTCAGCTGTGGAatgccaggatgtggaggtttTGCGGAAGAGGATATGA